The DNA sequence ATAATCGAAAACGAAATCAAACACAGAACCACCTCGCTCACCCGGAACCCTAGCGCCGCCGTCCTCATTATCTTCTCCCTATTCATCGCCGGCGCCGTCCTGCTTCTCCCCCTCCCTCCGCCTTCTCTGCCTCGTCCTCCATGACTGGCGCTCAGATTCGTCGGCGCAGGCTGAGGCTCCTGCCTCACAGCGCGGTTGATTACCAACACCGGCGGTGCATTCTCCGGGGTCGGGCTCTGGCGATCGGAATCGTGCAAGGGAGATTGGTGCGCCGGACTTCCGACGACCACGATTGCCCTGGAGTTGTCACGGTGTTGACTTTCCGGTGAGTTTTCCGGCGAGTGAAACCGCTGCGGCGGAGATTCAGACTCGTTAGGATCGCCGCCATCGGAGAGAGGAGAGGATCGTATTCGGAATGGTGAGTGAGGCGAGTCGAAATGAGTCGTCGACTCGGGTTCTTTCAACACcgactttttcatttttttttaaacaaaaaaatcgcAGAGTGCACTGCGTTTTACGTGGAATCGAATTTCGTAGCCTCGGCGGGTTTTAAAGGCGGGGAAAAGAGGAATAAAGAGGAAGAAGGCGTTTGAGTGGTGGGAAATGGGAGAGAAAgtcgaaagaaaaaaaagtgtagtaGTAAGGAGGAGTAGAGTGGTATTCTCTAGGTTCTGTAATTTTCAGCGTAGGATCTTGCCACGTGGGCTTCGATCTGAAAAAGCCCATTGTTTTCAGTACACAGTCAACCAATAAGAGAGCGCCACGTAAGCGTGGCATGTGGGTGAGATGGGTTTGATTCTTGGAGTGCAGGTAGGAAAAAGGTTTGGGTTCCGCATGGGATTCAAAACTCCACTGAGAGTCAAGTGTTTCCTCCTTCCGATTCTTTCCGTTCCTAACTTCGACTTCACTGTCATACTTGCACTTCTGGTAACTTAGCAAACTTAGCTTAGCTTTTCTTATTATTAAGTAAAGGAGCTTCATTATTGATTTTTGTTCCCAAACTGCTTTTTCGTTTGTCATATGTTAATGTAACTTGTAAAGCTAGGGTTGCATCACTACTCACTTATAATGTTGTTTGtactcaaaatttttttaatattgaattaaGTTTATTCTATTATTACATTAAGCATGCAAAATGAAACTTCATGATAATaactcaaaaataataaatttgatagtCAAATGCTCTATTAGTATGTATAATACTGATAGTACAAAATTTCGACAAATTATGTGATTAGATGATGATGAAGCAAAATGACATCTACATCATGCATGATATGACTTCAGTCGAAATTGGCCTGGATCGAATTTTGTTAATAACACATGAGTTAATTCGGTGACACATGGTAAAAAAAGAACGTGGAGGTAAAAACTTGGGGACCAAGGTAAAGGAGAAGACGTGGAATTTTTAACTTAAAGAACCAGGTTTTTTATGGTCAAGACAAGGTGGATTAAGAAAATCCGAAAAAAAGAAAAGCTAGACGGTGGGATAGAGAAAAATATTCAGTAATCTAGCATCTTTGCTTATAAATAAGAGAAATTTAGAAGAGTTAGGAACTTCAAGGAGAATACTTAAAAATTACTCTAAAATTCAGCAATTTTCAAGCTACACTGACATCAAGGAGAACTATGAAATACAAGTGCATGTAAatgtctagagtcaatttttaatttgttttattgatttttttttttcaagtatttTACCTTCTTtaaattctagtttgttttctttcttatttatttaatttaatttctcattTACATTCGTATTccatttgttataattattcatattatttttacAAGTTATATCAAATACTTCATATATTTTATACAAGTAATTTTTAACACACTCAGTAAATTTCAAATTGAGTTTCTTCTTTTAAGAGGAATCGTATCTACTCCTCGAATTGAGATCTTGATACAAGATTGAGTCGACGACACTTATTGAGACTAACAAAAATTAAGCAAAACAAATACAAtgtaccatttattttatagatgATGAACAACTAAAAAGaatcaaataataaatatctAATAGTTTATTATTAATAACAATATCAATCATGGCCAATCTAATTAATATTCAAATATCATAACGAAGGTTTTCAATTACATAGAGAAGGGAGTTAAATCTATTACctatttttgcttctttttaAACTTTAACACCAAAAACATATTCTGTGGTGTCTATAATATGGATTATGCAGAAGATAATTTAATATTGTCTCATAACgaaaacaaaacagaaaagaaagaagtacACAGTCATGAATCATGGTTCAACTACCTTATGCAATGTGgcttacatccagtctccaccacaataaTAGTAGAATTCtcactatcttttcaaatattacaAATGGCAATTTTCTATGATTCTTCTTAATCTTATACGGGACAAACCAAACTTCTAACCAAGCTTGATTTGATTAGGTTCACTCGCTAGACTCTCAACACTAAGTGTCTACTCAACTTAGTAAGAAAAACCTCTCAGGTTCaagaaacaaaatagaaaattattGCAAAAGAGAttgacataattttttaattttctccaaGCAaactctctttgccttttctctcaatgaCTTTTTCTAAATCCtcaaatttatgcattttttcattgaataaaacaaaaaaaagataaaactgaAGAActagaaatatttttatcattcaaTATCCTAGAAAGGAATCCACCTTTGAAGTAAAATTCCTGCTTTTTTTGCCATTGGAAGTTGGGAACCAATGAAAAATTCTGTAAATGCATGACCCCTCTTTATCACCGCCACCCTTCAATGTTATGGGTTTGCAATAGTAACACCAATATCCGCTGTTTCCTCAGTTACTGGCTTGggatgaaataaaatattattcgTGGACCGATGGCCTTAAGTGctgattttttccttttggtaTTGAAGCGGCTCATTCTTTCTGGTTCACGATCGATCTAAAATGCTTTTCTTTTAGCTTGACTTATTCCATTAGGTATGTGGCTTTGTTGTAAGCGGACCTACCAATCATCCTCTCCCCTTTTTCTTAAGGGAAAGCGTAGGCATCAGAAAAGATCCGTGCAGTGCTTGCCTTTCTACCTATCTTTGTATTGCATTCATCCCCATCCTTTGATTCTTTCCATCTTTTCATTCTCTTAGACCCCCAAGAAATATTCCAT is a window from the Arachis hypogaea cultivar Tifrunner chromosome 1, arahy.Tifrunner.gnm2.J5K5, whole genome shotgun sequence genome containing:
- the LOC112695525 gene encoding CASP-like protein 4A3 — translated: MKKSVLKEPESTTHFDSPHSPFRIRSSPLSDGGDPNESESPPQRFHSPENSPESQHRDNSRAIVVVGSPAHQSPLHDSDRQSPTPENAPPVLVINRAVRQEPQPAPTNLSASHGGRGREGGGRGRSRTAPAMNREKIMRTAALGFRVSEVVLCLISFSIMAADKTQGWSGDSFYRYKEYRYCLSMNVIALVYAAFQACDLATEFSGKQLLVHHFRPHFDFFMDQVLAYLLMSASSSAATRVDDWQSNWGRDEFTEMASASVAFSFLAFIAFSISSLISGYNLFTLYPVP